One segment of Actinomycetes bacterium DNA contains the following:
- a CDS encoding MFS transporter, which yields YATAVAVWAYGVGGATAVGVFGTVKLSVSAVGAPFTSALADRFPRRTLMVGCDLFRAVIVTVAAALVEWDGPDLAVFGLAVVAGLAGTAFRPAQLALTPSLVEEPDELTAANGVASTIESLAFFVGPALGGILLGVADVATVFALNAATFVWSAVLVAGVHPRPATAVPPVRAPEQDQEPEEEHADGFVRTALAGFGVIWRDPDLRLVTFIYCAQTVVAGASLVFGVAIALDLTDLGPAGLGYLDSTLGVGALLGGLLTVALASRRRLASDFGWGVFFWAVPLLLIAVWPVAAAAFLAMAVIGAANPVVDVNANTILQRLVPDAVLGRVFGALESALIATMALGSLLMPLFIAWIGLRWGLVVLAVPIAVIALASMPRLRRLDATVREPAGVALLYGVPLFQPLRRPLVEALAAKLEQRRVTAGDVVVREGDVGDLFYVIESGALDATHDGRLLTHMEAGDHFGEIALLRDLPRTASVVATEDSVLQTIKREDFLAALTGDEELRGRTESVAARRLANT from the coding sequence CCTACGCCACCGCAGTCGCGGTGTGGGCGTACGGCGTCGGCGGGGCCACCGCTGTGGGGGTCTTCGGCACCGTGAAGCTCAGCGTCTCGGCCGTAGGCGCGCCGTTCACGTCCGCCTTGGCCGACCGCTTCCCCCGGCGCACCCTCATGGTGGGCTGCGACCTGTTCCGTGCCGTGATCGTGACGGTGGCGGCCGCCCTCGTGGAGTGGGACGGACCCGATCTCGCCGTCTTCGGGCTCGCCGTGGTGGCCGGCCTGGCCGGGACCGCGTTCCGCCCGGCGCAGCTGGCGCTCACCCCCTCGCTGGTCGAGGAGCCCGACGAGCTGACGGCGGCGAACGGCGTCGCGAGCACCATCGAGAGCCTCGCCTTCTTCGTCGGCCCGGCCCTGGGCGGCATCCTGCTCGGAGTGGCCGACGTGGCGACCGTCTTCGCGCTAAACGCCGCCACCTTCGTCTGGTCGGCGGTCCTCGTCGCCGGGGTGCACCCGCGCCCCGCCACGGCCGTCCCACCCGTGCGGGCACCGGAGCAGGACCAGGAACCTGAGGAGGAGCACGCGGACGGCTTCGTCCGGACCGCGCTCGCCGGCTTCGGCGTGATCTGGCGAGACCCGGACCTCCGGCTGGTCACCTTCATCTACTGCGCGCAGACCGTCGTGGCCGGCGCCTCGCTGGTGTTCGGCGTCGCGATCGCCCTCGACCTGACCGACCTCGGTCCGGCCGGTCTGGGCTACCTGGACTCGACCCTCGGCGTCGGCGCCCTCCTGGGCGGGCTGCTGACCGTCGCGCTGGCCAGCCGGCGCCGGCTGGCGAGCGACTTCGGCTGGGGCGTGTTCTTCTGGGCGGTCCCGCTCCTGCTGATCGCCGTCTGGCCGGTCGCGGCCGCCGCCTTCCTGGCCATGGCGGTCATCGGCGCTGCCAACCCGGTCGTCGACGTCAACGCCAACACGATCCTGCAGCGCCTGGTGCCGGACGCGGTCCTGGGCCGGGTGTTCGGCGCCCTGGAGAGCGCCCTGATCGCCACGATGGCGCTGGGGTCCCTGCTGATGCCCCTCTTCATCGCCTGGATCGGGCTGCGCTGGGGGCTGGTGGTCCTCGCCGTGCCGATCGCCGTCATCGCGCTGGCCTCCATGCCTCGGCTGCGCCGCCTGGACGCCACCGTCCGGGAGCCCGCCGGTGTCGCGCTGCTCTACGGCGTGCCGCTGTTCCAGCCGCTGCGCAGACCGCTGGTCGAGGCGCTGGCCGCCAAGCTGGAGCAGCGCCGGGTGACGGCCGGCGACGTCGTGGTCCGCGAGGGCGACGTCGGCGACCTGTTCTACGTCATCGAGAGCGGCGCGCTCGACGCGACGCACGACGGCCGGCTGCTCACCCACATGGAGGCCGGCGACCACTTCGGCGAGATCGCCCTGTTGCGCGACTTGCCGCGCACCGCGAGCGTGGTCGCGACCGAGGACAGCGTGCTGCAGACGATCAAGCGTGAGGACTTCCTGGCCGCCCTGACCGGCGACGAGGAGCTGCGCGGACGCACCGAGTCGGTGGCGGCCCGCCGGCTGGCCAACACGTGA